From Enterococcus wangshanyuanii, the proteins below share one genomic window:
- a CDS encoding PTS sugar transporter subunit IIB codes for MRMAAVCGSGLGSSFMVEMNINSVLNELGVTGVEVAHYDMGSATPDLADVFFVAGDLADSAQHLGNVVVLDSIIDMDELREKVKAVCVENELL; via the coding sequence ATGAGAATGGCAGCGGTATGCGGATCAGGATTAGGATCTAGTTTTATGGTGGAAATGAACATCAACAGTGTGTTGAATGAACTGGGAGTAACAGGTGTTGAGGTCGCTCATTATGATATGGGAAGTGCTACACCTGATTTGGCAGATGTCTTCTTTGTAGCAGGAGATCTTGCAGATAGTGCCCAGCATTTGGGCAATGTCGTGGTGTTAGACAGTATTATCGATATGGATGAATTGCGGGAAAAGGTTAAAGCTGTTTGTGTTGAAAATGAACTGTTGTAA
- a CDS encoding PTS ascorbate transporter subunit IIC: MNGVLNILIDIASTPAILVALIAVLGLGLQKKPISDVVRGGIKTFVGFLVVTAGAGVIEGSLAPFGEMFQHAFNMQGVVPNNEAIVALALTKYGTYTALIMLVGMAFNILIARITKFKYIYLTGHATLYMACMIAVIMSVTKMSAVPLVLVGGLALGLANTIFPAIAQPFTKQITKNDSVALGHTGNFGYALSGFIGKYVGNKEKSTEDINFPKGLAFLRDSTVSITLTMGIVYTIVALFAGNTFISENLSDGTNYIIYALQQAGMFAAGVFVILAGVRLILAEIVPAFKGISEKLVPNSIPALDCPIVFPYAPNAVLIGFLTSFVGGIVSLFIMVATGTTVIIPGVVPHFFCGATAGVFGNATGGVRGAVVGSFIHGVIISFMPILLMPVMGDLGFQGSTFSDTDYGVTGIFLGKLADMGGQLAVVVGIVAVLVLLLALTVFGKKKTTKTEEAA; encoded by the coding sequence ATGAATGGGGTATTAAATATACTGATCGATATCGCAAGTACACCAGCAATCTTGGTTGCTTTGATTGCGGTACTTGGGTTAGGTTTACAGAAAAAGCCGATTTCTGATGTCGTGCGTGGCGGAATCAAAACCTTTGTTGGCTTTTTAGTGGTTACTGCAGGAGCGGGAGTTATTGAAGGCTCATTAGCGCCATTTGGAGAAATGTTTCAGCATGCATTCAATATGCAGGGCGTTGTACCGAACAACGAAGCGATCGTAGCATTAGCCTTGACGAAATACGGCACTTATACAGCATTGATCATGTTAGTTGGTATGGCCTTCAATATTTTGATCGCCCGCATCACTAAATTTAAATACATTTATTTAACTGGACATGCCACGCTTTACATGGCGTGTATGATTGCAGTTATCATGAGTGTGACAAAAATGAGTGCTGTACCATTAGTTTTGGTTGGCGGTTTGGCTTTAGGTTTGGCAAATACGATTTTTCCAGCAATTGCCCAACCATTTACCAAACAGATCACGAAGAATGATTCTGTGGCTTTAGGGCATACAGGAAACTTTGGTTATGCGCTTAGTGGGTTTATCGGCAAGTATGTGGGAAATAAAGAAAAATCAACAGAGGATATCAATTTTCCTAAAGGCCTTGCGTTTTTACGAGATTCCACAGTTAGTATAACGTTGACAATGGGAATCGTATATACGATTGTCGCTTTATTTGCAGGAAACACGTTTATCTCAGAAAACCTTAGTGATGGCACGAATTATATTATTTATGCTTTACAGCAAGCAGGTATGTTTGCCGCAGGCGTGTTTGTGATCCTTGCAGGTGTTCGATTGATCTTAGCGGAAATTGTTCCGGCATTCAAAGGAATCTCTGAAAAATTAGTTCCCAATTCGATTCCGGCGCTGGATTGTCCGATCGTTTTTCCTTATGCACCAAATGCAGTGTTGATCGGCTTTTTAACTAGTTTTGTAGGTGGGATCGTGAGTTTGTTCATCATGGTAGCAACGGGTACGACCGTGATCATTCCAGGTGTGGTGCCGCATTTCTTCTGTGGTGCGACGGCAGGTGTTTTTGGAAATGCCACAGGCGGTGTACGCGGAGCAGTGGTAGGTTCATTTATCCATGGGGTGATCATCAGTTTCATGCCGATTCTATTGATGCCAGTCATGGGCGATCTTGGCTTCCAAGGATCGACATTCTCTGATACCGATTATGGAGTGACAGGGATTTTCCTTGGAAAACTAGCAGATATGGG